A genomic segment from Lycium ferocissimum isolate CSIRO_LF1 unplaced genomic scaffold, AGI_CSIRO_Lferr_CH_V1 ctg3230, whole genome shotgun sequence encodes:
- the LOC132044001 gene encoding uncharacterized mitochondrial protein AtMg00810-like yields the protein MQAKAKDEKVQIKTTHEEDTPADQAAYQRLIGKLLYLTVTRPNRSFVVQSLSQFLQHPKVSHMEAALRIVRYVKHQPGQGLLLSSSCNHTITAYCDADWTPCPITRTSMTGFMIKIGNSLVSWKSNKQKVVSRSSTDAEYRSLATTTAELIWLLG from the coding sequence ATGCAGGCCAAAGCTAAAGATGAAAAAGTACAGATCAAGACAACACATGAAGAAGATACTCCAGCTGATCAAGCTGCCTATCAAAGACTCATAGGAAAGTTACTTTATTTGACTGTAACAAGGCCTAACAGATCATTTGTTGTTCAGAGTCTAAGTCAATTCCTTCAACATCCTAAGGTATCACACATGGAAGCTGCACTAAGGATAGTAAGATATGTTAAACACCAACCTGGACAAGGTTTGCTACTCTCAAGCAGTTGCAATCATACAATAACTGCATATTGTGATGCAGACTGGACTCCATGTCCTATAACTAGAACATCAATGACAGGGTTCATGATTAAGATTGGAAATTCACTTGTGTCATGGAAGTCAAATAAGCAAAAAGTTGTGTCAAGGAGTTCTACAGATGCGGAATATAGAAGTTTAGCCACTACAACAGCTGAACTGATCTGGCTATTGGGATAA
- the LOC132044015 gene encoding uncharacterized protein LOC132044015: MKKNLCLCYCPAVVETDDSTDFISPNTVSSSNKVFRKEPEKKDLSSLSKPSFLKHNNNKSLHKFPSYSRRKIFSYKYFPRLFKAILSQDPVRNIQQLEFELKSSSWNKKDEKCFKKLDNHESVKPEIEVKEDNRILQEKVISSVSHESQKSLSSNWTNPNTSNILTSCDQNKKESCSLLYLIIFALFMTIFLGKYWAIVLTLSWLYFVPYRNQFFQQWENKLKSSK; the protein is encoded by the exons ATGAAGAAAAACCTGTGCCTTTGTTATTGTCCTGCTGTTGTAGAAACAGATGATTCTACTGATTTTATTTCTCCAAATACTGTTTCTTCATCTAATAAAGTCTTCAGAAAAGAACCAGAGAAAAAGGActtgtcatctttgtcaaaaccttcatttttgaagcataataataataagagccTCCACAAATTTCCAAGTTATTCTCGTCGGAAAATCTTTTCATACAAGTACTTCCCTCGATTGTTTAAAGCCATCTTGTCTCAAGATCCTGTG AGAAATATTCAGCAACTTGAGTTTGAATTGAAAAGTAGCAGTTGGaataagaaagatgaaaaatgcTTCAAGAAATTGGATAATCATGAATCAGTTAAACCAGAAATTGAAGTCAAGGAAGATAATCGAATCCTACAGGAAAAAGTGATCAGTTCAGTTTCACATGAATCTCAAAAGTCGTTATCATCAAATTGGACAAATCCAAACACTAGTAATATTTTAACATCATGTGACCAGAACAAAAAGGAGTCTTGTTCCTTGTTGTATTTGATTATATTTGCTCTCTTCATGACAATATTTCTTGGTAAATATTGGGCCATAGTGTTAACACTATCATGGCTTTATTTTGTTCCTTACCGGAATCAGTTTTTCCAGCAATGGGAAAATAAACTGAAGTCGTCGAAGTAG